In a genomic window of Curtobacterium sp. MCBD17_035:
- a CDS encoding response regulator transcription factor, with translation MTPIRVLVADDQAIVRDGLVTVLSLLPDVEVVGEAADGAAALALVATERPDVVLMDLRMPGVDGATATAAIQREHPGVRVLVLTTFADDASIVTALRAGARGYLTKDAGRAELAAAVRAVASGQTTLDASVAALLVANLPDATEPTTGLPAPAAQPVTGAADPGTHPLAAPSRAADPATPGALRTRWPTLTPREADVLAAIAAGRTNPEIASALFLTVPTVKSYVNQVFAKLGVRTRAEAVAVVLSPRS, from the coding sequence GTGACCCCGATCCGCGTCCTCGTCGCCGACGACCAGGCGATCGTCCGCGACGGGCTCGTGACGGTCCTGTCGCTCCTGCCCGACGTCGAGGTCGTCGGCGAGGCCGCCGACGGCGCCGCGGCACTCGCGCTCGTGGCGACGGAACGCCCCGACGTCGTCCTCATGGACCTCCGGATGCCCGGGGTGGACGGCGCGACGGCGACCGCTGCGATTCAGCGCGAGCACCCCGGGGTCCGCGTCCTCGTGCTCACGACCTTCGCGGACGACGCCTCGATCGTCACCGCGCTCCGTGCCGGGGCCCGCGGGTACCTGACGAAGGACGCGGGTCGGGCCGAACTCGCGGCGGCGGTCCGAGCCGTGGCGAGTGGGCAGACGACCCTGGACGCGTCGGTGGCGGCGCTCCTCGTGGCGAACCTGCCGGACGCGACCGAGCCGACGACGGGCCTCCCGGCACCGGCGGCGCAGCCGGTGACCGGCGCCGCGGATCCGGGCACGCACCCCCTGGCAGCGCCCTCGCGAGCGGCGGACCCGGCGACACCCGGGGCGCTCCGCACCCGCTGGCCGACGCTCACCCCGCGCGAGGCGGACGTGCTCGCGGCGATCGCGGCGGGTCGCACGAACCCGGAGATCGCCAGCGCGCTGTTCCTGACGGTCCCGACCGTGAAGTCGTACGTGAACCAGGTGTTCGCCAAGCTCGGCGTCCGCACCCGGGCCGAGGCGGTCGCGGTCGTCCTGTCCCCGCGCTCCTGA
- a CDS encoding aldo/keto reductase, translated as MRHVTLGILDVGRLGLGCMGMSAFYSGAAADDAASTATIHRAVELGVTFFDTAEIYGPYTNEELVGAALREHRDEVVIATKGGNIRHRGDGQRGTDGSPENIRIAVEGSLQRLGTDHIDLYYQHRMDPDTPIEDTVGAFAELIEQGKILHYGLSEAAPERIRAAHVVHPVTAVQSEYSLWTRDPEEAVIPVLRELGIGFVPYSPLGRGFLTGALRDPSKLDADDFRRNNPRFQGEALQQNLAIVDEVERIAREVDATPAQIALAWVLAKGDDMAPIPGTKRIERLEENLAADDLVLTPEQMAALDRLEPAAGDRYPDMSGLNI; from the coding sequence ATGCGTCACGTCACCCTCGGAATCCTCGACGTCGGCCGACTCGGTCTCGGCTGCATGGGCATGAGCGCCTTCTACTCCGGTGCCGCCGCCGACGACGCCGCGTCGACCGCCACGATCCACCGCGCCGTCGAACTCGGCGTCACGTTCTTCGACACCGCCGAGATCTACGGCCCCTACACGAACGAGGAACTCGTCGGCGCGGCCCTCCGCGAGCACCGCGACGAGGTCGTCATCGCCACGAAGGGCGGCAACATCCGGCACCGCGGCGACGGCCAGCGCGGCACGGACGGCAGCCCCGAGAACATCCGCATCGCCGTCGAGGGCTCGCTGCAGCGCCTCGGCACGGACCACATCGACCTCTACTACCAGCACCGCATGGACCCGGACACCCCGATCGAGGACACGGTCGGCGCGTTCGCGGAGCTCATCGAGCAGGGCAAGATCCTGCACTACGGCCTGTCCGAGGCGGCGCCCGAGCGGATCCGAGCCGCGCACGTCGTGCACCCGGTCACCGCCGTGCAGTCGGAGTACTCGCTGTGGACGCGGGACCCGGAGGAGGCCGTCATCCCCGTCCTCCGCGAACTCGGCATCGGCTTCGTGCCGTACTCGCCGCTCGGCCGCGGGTTCCTCACCGGCGCGCTCCGTGACCCCTCGAAGCTCGACGCCGACGACTTCCGTCGGAACAACCCGCGGTTCCAGGGCGAGGCGCTCCAGCAGAACCTGGCGATCGTCGACGAGGTCGAGCGCATCGCCCGCGAGGTCGACGCGACCCCGGCGCAGATCGCGCTCGCGTGGGTGCTCGCCAAGGGCGACGACATGGCGCCCATCCCCGGGACGAAGCGCATCGAGCGGCTCGAGGAGAACCTCGCGGCCGACGACCTCGTGCTGACGCCCGAGCAGATGGCCGCGCTCGACCGGCTCGAGCCGGCCGCGGGCGACCGCTACCCGGACATGTCGGGCCTCAACATCTGA
- the rpoB gene encoding DNA-directed RNA polymerase subunit beta, whose amino-acid sequence MAAAPNASTNSPKNGRAHQRLSFAKIKDTLTVPDLLALQTESFDWLVGNDTWKARLAEGQEQGRTDLALHSGLEEIFEEISPIEDLGETMQLSFTAPELEDPKYSIDECKERGKTYAAPLYVNAEFMNHMTGEIKTQTVFMGDFPLMTERGTFIINGTERVVVSQLVRSPGVYFERAQEKTSDKDIYSARVIPSRGAWLEFEIDKRDQVGVRIDRKRKQSVTVFLKALGLTSEEILDEFKGFASIEATLEKDAILTKEEALKDIYRKLRPGEQVAAEAARALLDNFYFNPKRYDLAKVGRYKINRKLGIDAPLSDSVLTVADIVATIKYLVALHAEQKTLNGVRDGEPVQLRLDVDDIDHFGNRRIRAVGELIQNQVRTGLSRMERVVRERMTTQDIEAITPQTLINVRPVVAAIKEFFGTSQLSQFMDQNNPLAGLTHKRRLSALGPGGLSRERAGVEVRDVHPSHYGRMCPIETPEGPNIGLIGSLASFARINSFGFIETPYRRVVNGQVTTNIDYLTASEEDDYVVAQANAPLTSDFNFVDDKVLVRKKGGEVELVDKAEVDYMDVSPRQMVSVATSLIPFLEHDDANRALMGANMQRQAVPLLRSESPLVGTGMEGYTAIDAGDVVTADAAGVVSEVSADAVTVQLDEGGTQTYYLRKFDRSNQGTSYNHRVIVNAGERIEAGEVIADGPATENGELALGKNLLVAFMPWEGYNYEDAMILSQNLVKDDVLSSIHIEEYEVDARDTKLGKEEITRDLPNVSPDLLADLDERGIIRIGAEVRPGDILVGKVTPKGETELSAEERLLRAIFNEKSREVRDTSLKVPHGEEGTIIGVKVFDAQDGDDELGSGVNQRVVVYIAQKRKITAGDKLAGRHGNKGVISTILPVEDMPFLADGTPVDIVLNPLGVPGRMNFGQVLEIHLGWLAKQGWNVEGIQEWAENLPEAARTAAPGTKVATPVFDGAAEREIEGLLDSTLPNRDGERLIGSSGKAQLFDGRSGEPFPEPVSVGYMYILKLHHLVDDKIHARSTGPYSMITQQPLGGKAQFGGQRFGEMEVWALEAYGAAYALQELLTIKSDDILGRVKVYEAIVKGENIQEPGIPESFKVLMKEMQSLCLNVEVLSADGTAVSLRDTDDEVFRAAEELGINISSRFESSTIDDI is encoded by the coding sequence TTGGCTGCTGCGCCCAACGCATCCACCAACTCACCCAAGAACGGCCGCGCTCACCAGCGGCTCTCGTTCGCCAAGATCAAGGACACGCTCACCGTCCCCGATCTCCTCGCCCTCCAGACCGAGAGCTTCGACTGGCTCGTCGGCAACGACACCTGGAAGGCCCGCCTCGCCGAGGGGCAGGAGCAGGGTCGCACGGACCTCGCGCTCCACTCCGGGCTCGAGGAGATCTTCGAGGAGATCTCCCCGATCGAGGACCTGGGCGAGACCATGCAGCTCTCGTTCACGGCCCCCGAGCTCGAGGACCCCAAGTACTCGATCGACGAGTGCAAGGAGCGCGGCAAGACCTACGCCGCGCCGCTGTACGTCAACGCCGAGTTCATGAACCACATGACCGGTGAGATCAAGACGCAGACCGTGTTCATGGGCGACTTCCCGCTCATGACCGAGCGCGGCACGTTCATCATCAACGGCACCGAGCGCGTCGTCGTCTCGCAGCTCGTCCGTTCGCCCGGTGTGTACTTCGAGCGCGCCCAGGAGAAGACGTCCGACAAGGACATCTACTCCGCTCGCGTCATCCCGTCGCGCGGTGCCTGGCTCGAGTTCGAGATCGACAAGCGCGACCAGGTCGGTGTCCGCATCGACCGCAAGCGCAAGCAGTCCGTCACGGTCTTCCTCAAGGCGCTCGGCCTGACGAGCGAGGAGATCCTCGACGAGTTCAAGGGCTTCGCGTCGATCGAGGCCACCCTCGAGAAGGACGCCATCCTCACCAAGGAGGAGGCGCTCAAGGACATCTACCGCAAGCTCCGTCCGGGCGAGCAGGTCGCTGCCGAGGCCGCGCGTGCGCTCCTCGACAACTTCTACTTCAACCCGAAGCGCTACGACCTCGCCAAGGTGGGTCGCTACAAGATCAACCGCAAGCTCGGCATCGACGCGCCGCTGTCCGACTCGGTCCTGACCGTCGCCGACATCGTCGCGACCATCAAGTACCTCGTCGCGCTCCACGCCGAGCAGAAGACGCTGAACGGCGTCCGCGACGGCGAGCCGGTCCAGCTCCGCCTCGACGTCGACGACATCGACCACTTCGGCAACCGTCGCATCCGCGCCGTCGGCGAGCTCATCCAGAACCAGGTCCGCACCGGTCTGTCCCGCATGGAGCGCGTCGTCCGCGAGCGCATGACCACGCAGGACATCGAGGCGATCACGCCGCAGACCCTGATCAACGTCCGCCCCGTCGTGGCCGCGATCAAGGAGTTCTTCGGGACCAGCCAGCTGTCGCAGTTCATGGACCAGAACAACCCGCTCGCGGGCCTGACGCACAAGCGTCGTCTGTCGGCCCTCGGTCCGGGTGGTCTGTCGCGTGAGCGTGCCGGCGTCGAGGTCCGTGACGTCCACCCGTCGCACTACGGCCGCATGTGCCCGATCGAGACCCCGGAAGGCCCGAACATCGGCCTCATCGGTTCGCTCGCCTCGTTCGCCCGGATCAACTCCTTCGGGTTCATCGAGACGCCGTACCGCCGAGTGGTCAACGGTCAGGTCACGACGAACATCGACTACCTCACCGCCTCGGAAGAGGACGACTACGTCGTCGCCCAGGCGAACGCCCCGCTGACGAGCGACTTCAACTTCGTCGACGACAAGGTGCTCGTCCGCAAGAAGGGCGGCGAGGTCGAGCTCGTCGACAAGGCCGAGGTCGACTACATGGACGTCTCGCCGCGCCAGATGGTGTCGGTCGCGACCTCGCTCATCCCGTTCCTCGAGCACGACGACGCGAACCGCGCCCTCATGGGTGCGAACATGCAGCGCCAGGCCGTGCCGCTCCTCCGCTCCGAGTCGCCGCTCGTCGGCACCGGCATGGAGGGCTACACCGCGATCGACGCCGGTGACGTCGTCACCGCCGACGCCGCTGGTGTCGTGTCCGAGGTCTCGGCCGACGCGGTCACCGTCCAGCTCGACGAGGGCGGGACGCAGACCTACTACCTGCGCAAGTTCGACCGCTCGAACCAGGGCACGAGCTACAACCACCGCGTGATCGTCAACGCCGGTGAGCGCATCGAGGCCGGCGAGGTCATCGCCGACGGCCCCGCGACGGAGAACGGCGAGCTCGCGCTCGGCAAGAACCTCCTCGTCGCGTTCATGCCGTGGGAGGGCTACAACTACGAGGACGCGATGATCCTGTCGCAGAACCTCGTCAAGGACGACGTCCTCTCCTCGATCCACATCGAGGAGTACGAGGTCGACGCCCGCGACACCAAGCTGGGCAAGGAGGAGATCACCCGCGACCTGCCGAACGTCAGCCCGGACCTCCTGGCCGACCTCGACGAGCGCGGCATCATCCGCATCGGTGCCGAGGTCCGCCCCGGCGACATCCTGGTCGGCAAGGTCACGCCGAAGGGCGAGACCGAGCTCAGCGCCGAGGAGCGCCTGCTCCGCGCGATCTTCAACGAGAAGTCGCGCGAGGTCCGTGACACCTCGCTCAAGGTGCCGCACGGTGAAGAGGGCACGATCATCGGCGTCAAGGTATTCGACGCGCAGGACGGCGACGACGAGCTCGGCTCGGGCGTCAACCAGCGCGTGGTCGTCTACATCGCCCAGAAGCGCAAGATCACCGCGGGTGACAAGCTCGCCGGCCGCCACGGGAACAAGGGCGTCATCTCGACGATCCTCCCGGTCGAGGACATGCCGTTCCTCGCCGACGGCACGCCGGTCGACATCGTCCTCAACCCGCTCGGTGTCCCCGGCCGCATGAACTTCGGCCAGGTCCTCGAGATCCACCTCGGGTGGCTCGCCAAGCAGGGCTGGAACGTCGAGGGCATCCAGGAGTGGGCCGAGAACCTGCCGGAGGCCGCGCGCACCGCGGCTCCGGGCACGAAGGTCGCGACCCCGGTGTTCGACGGCGCGGCGGAGCGCGAGATCGAGGGACTCCTCGACTCGACCCTCCCGAACCGCGACGGCGAGCGGCTGATCGGCTCCTCGGGCAAGGCGCAGCTCTTCGACGGTCGCTCCGGCGAGCCGTTCCCGGAGCCCGTCTCGGTCGGCTACATGTACATCCTGAAGCTGCACCACCTGGTGGACGACAAGATCCACGCCCGCTCGACCGGTCCGTACTCGATGATCACGCAGCAGCCGCTGGGTGGGAAGGCGCAGTTCGGTGGTCAGCGCTTCGGCGAGATGGAGGTCTGGGCCCTCGAGGCCTACGGCGCCGCGTACGCCCTCCAGGAGCTCCTCACGATCAAGTCCGACGACATCCTCGGCCGCGTCAAGGTGTACGAGGCGATCGTCAAGGGCGAGAACATCCAGGAGCCCGGCATCCCGGAGAGCTTCAAGGTCCTCATGAAGGAGATGCAGTCGCTCTGCCTGAACGTCGAGGTCCTCTCGGCCGACGGCACCGCGGTCAGCCTCCGCGACACGGACGACGAGGTCTTCCGCGCCGCTGAAGAGCTCGGCATCAACATCTCCTCGCGGTTCGAGTCGTCCACGATCGACGACATCTGA
- the rpoC gene encoding DNA-directed RNA polymerase subunit beta', with product MLEATSFDALRIGLATADDIRQWSYGEVKKPETINYRTLKPEKDGLFGEQIFGPSRDWECACGKYKRVRFKGIVCERCGVEVTKSSVRRDRMGHIELAAPVTHIWYFKGVPSRLGYLLDMAPKDLEKVIYFAAYMIIDIDEEGRHADMPGLENEMRLEIKNLENQRDSIIADRLKKLEDDLAALEEEGAKSDQKRRTKDGAEKEMSQVRKSFDEDITRLERVWEDFRNLKVGDLKPEDAVFHELQDRYGIYFDAYMGAEAIKLRLEGFDLNAEAEALHLQIAEGKGQKKIRAIKRLRVVNSFLITGNSPAAMVLDVVPVIPPELRPMVQLDGGRFATSDLNDLYRRVINRNNRLRRLLDLGAPEIIVNNEKRMLQEAVDALFDNGRRGRPVTGTGNRALKSLSDMLKGKQGRFRQNLLGKRVDYSGRSVIIVGPQLKLHQCGLPKQMALELFKPFVIKRLIDLSHAQNIKAAKRMVERSRAQVWDVLEEIIRERPVLLNRAPTLHRLGIQAFEPQLVEGKAIQLHPLVCAAFNADFDGDQMAVHLPLSVEAQAEARILMLASNNILKPSDGRPVTLPAQDMIIGLHHLTTVTEGAVGEGRAFSSVAEAILAKDQGSLHLNALVKIRMSDLHFAEGEAPEGFEAGQPFILETTLGRALFNETLPADYPFVQKVADKGTLSSIVNDLAERYPKVEVAAALDRIKDAGFYWGTRSGVTVALSDVVTPPRKKEIIAGYETQAAKVQGEFDKGLITDAERRADLIKIWTEATNEIAQEMRDNFPKDNTINRMVSSGARGNWLQVRNIAGMRGLVNNPKGEIIARPIINSYREGLTVAEYFIATHGARKGLADTALRTADSGYLTRRLVDVSQDVIIREDDCGTTRGLELPIATKDADGTMHRDATVENTVYSRTLATAVTDEQGTVLAEAGEDVGDVLIDKLVAAGVESIKVRSVLTCESAVGVCAKCYGRSLATGNLVDIGEAVGIIAAQSIGEPGTQLTMRTFHTGGSASADDITQGLPRVTELFEARTPKGASPIAEAAGRVTIEDTDKQRRVILTPDNGDEPFVYPVLKRATLLVEDGQHVELGEQFIAGTVDPKEVLRVKGVREVQKHLVGGVQDVYRSQGVPIHDKHIEVIVRQMLRKVTVVDHADTELLPGELVDRSRYNEINRAALQEGKKTASARQEVMGITKASLATESWLSAASFQETTRVLTQAAMEGKQDQLVGLKENVIIGKLIPAGTGLSRYRNVDVQATEEAKAERYPNRIFADDSSFSDADLSFVDFDSFSSDDFTPGTYN from the coding sequence TTGCTCGAAGCAACTTCCTTTGACGCACTGCGGATCGGCCTCGCCACGGCCGACGACATCCGTCAGTGGTCGTACGGCGAGGTCAAGAAGCCGGAGACCATCAACTACCGCACCCTCAAGCCCGAGAAGGACGGTCTGTTCGGCGAGCAGATCTTCGGTCCCTCCCGCGACTGGGAGTGCGCCTGCGGCAAGTACAAGCGCGTCCGGTTCAAGGGCATCGTCTGCGAGCGCTGCGGTGTCGAGGTCACCAAGTCCTCGGTCCGCCGTGACCGCATGGGCCACATCGAGCTCGCCGCGCCCGTCACGCACATCTGGTACTTCAAGGGCGTCCCGTCGCGCCTCGGGTACCTGCTCGACATGGCGCCGAAGGACCTCGAGAAGGTCATCTACTTCGCGGCGTACATGATCATCGACATCGACGAGGAGGGCCGTCACGCCGACATGCCCGGCCTCGAGAACGAGATGCGCCTCGAGATCAAGAACCTCGAGAACCAGCGCGACTCGATCATCGCCGACCGCCTCAAGAAGCTCGAGGACGACCTCGCGGCGCTCGAGGAAGAGGGCGCCAAGAGCGACCAGAAGCGTCGCACCAAGGACGGCGCCGAGAAGGAGATGTCGCAGGTCCGCAAGTCCTTCGACGAGGACATCACGCGCCTCGAGCGGGTGTGGGAGGACTTCCGCAACCTCAAGGTCGGCGACCTCAAGCCCGAGGACGCCGTGTTCCACGAGCTCCAGGACCGGTACGGGATCTACTTCGACGCCTACATGGGCGCCGAGGCGATCAAGCTCCGGCTCGAGGGCTTCGACCTGAACGCCGAGGCCGAGGCGCTGCACCTGCAGATCGCCGAGGGCAAGGGCCAGAAGAAGATCCGCGCGATCAAGCGTCTCCGCGTCGTGAACTCCTTCCTCATCACCGGCAACTCGCCGGCGGCGATGGTCCTCGACGTCGTGCCGGTGATCCCGCCGGAGCTGCGCCCGATGGTGCAGCTCGACGGTGGCCGCTTCGCCACGAGTGACCTCAACGACCTCTACCGTCGTGTGATCAACCGCAACAACCGTCTCCGCCGCCTGCTCGACCTCGGTGCCCCCGAGATCATCGTGAACAACGAGAAGCGCATGCTGCAGGAGGCCGTGGACGCGCTGTTCGACAACGGTCGCCGTGGTCGTCCGGTCACGGGTACCGGCAACCGCGCACTCAAGTCCCTGAGCGACATGCTCAAGGGCAAGCAGGGTCGCTTCCGCCAGAACCTGCTCGGCAAGCGCGTCGACTACTCCGGTCGTTCGGTCATCATCGTGGGCCCGCAGCTCAAGCTCCACCAGTGCGGTCTCCCGAAGCAGATGGCGCTCGAGCTGTTCAAGCCGTTCGTCATCAAGCGCCTGATCGACCTGTCGCACGCACAGAACATCAAGGCCGCCAAGCGCATGGTGGAGCGGTCGCGCGCGCAGGTGTGGGACGTCCTCGAGGAGATCATCCGCGAGCGCCCCGTGCTGCTCAACCGCGCGCCCACGCTGCACCGCCTCGGCATCCAGGCCTTCGAGCCGCAGCTCGTCGAGGGCAAGGCGATCCAGCTCCACCCGCTCGTGTGTGCCGCGTTCAACGCGGACTTCGACGGTGACCAGATGGCCGTGCACCTGCCGCTGTCGGTCGAGGCCCAGGCCGAGGCCCGCATCCTGATGCTCGCCTCGAACAACATCCTCAAGCCGTCGGACGGCCGCCCGGTGACCCTGCCCGCGCAGGACATGATCATCGGTCTGCACCACCTGACGACCGTTACCGAGGGTGCCGTCGGCGAGGGCCGTGCGTTCTCGTCCGTCGCCGAGGCGATCCTCGCGAAGGACCAGGGCTCGCTGCACCTCAACGCGCTCGTGAAGATCCGCATGTCGGACCTCCACTTCGCCGAGGGCGAGGCCCCCGAGGGCTTCGAGGCCGGTCAGCCGTTCATCCTCGAGACGACGCTCGGTCGCGCGCTCTTCAACGAGACCCTCCCGGCGGACTACCCGTTCGTCCAGAAGGTCGCGGACAAGGGCACCCTGTCGTCGATCGTGAACGACCTCGCGGAGCGGTACCCCAAGGTCGAGGTCGCTGCGGCGCTCGACCGGATCAAGGACGCCGGCTTCTACTGGGGCACCCGCTCGGGCGTCACGGTGGCGCTGTCGGACGTCGTGACCCCGCCCCGCAAGAAGGAGATCATCGCCGGCTACGAGACGCAGGCGGCGAAGGTCCAGGGCGAGTTCGACAAGGGTCTGATCACCGACGCCGAGCGTCGCGCGGACCTGATCAAGATCTGGACCGAAGCCACGAACGAGATCGCGCAGGAGATGCGCGACAACTTCCCGAAGGACAACACCATCAACCGCATGGTGTCCTCGGGTGCTCGTGGTAACTGGCTCCAGGTCCGGAACATCGCCGGTATGCGTGGTCTGGTGAACAACCCGAAGGGCGAGATCATCGCCCGCCCGATCATCAACTCCTACCGGGAGGGCCTGACCGTGGCGGAGTACTTCATCGCCACGCACGGTGCCCGCAAGGGCCTCGCCGACACCGCGCTCCGCACGGCGGACTCCGGGTACCTCACCCGTCGTCTCGTCGACGTGTCGCAGGACGTCATCATCCGTGAGGACGACTGCGGGACGACGCGTGGACTCGAGCTGCCGATCGCGACCAAGGACGCGGACGGCACGATGCACCGCGACGCCACGGTCGAGAACACCGTGTACTCCCGCACGCTCGCGACCGCGGTCACGGACGAGCAGGGCACGGTCCTCGCCGAGGCCGGTGAGGACGTCGGTGACGTCCTCATCGACAAGCTCGTCGCGGCGGGTGTCGAGAGCATCAAGGTGCGCTCGGTCCTGACGTGCGAGTCGGCGGTCGGCGTCTGCGCGAAGTGCTACGGCCGCTCGCTCGCCACGGGCAACCTGGTGGACATCGGCGAGGCCGTCGGCATCATCGCGGCCCAGTCGATCGGCGAGCCCGGCACGCAGCTCACGATGCGCACGTTCCACACGGGTGGTTCGGCGTCGGCGGACGACATCACGCAGGGTCTGCCCCGCGTGACGGAGCTCTTCGAGGCCCGCACCCCGAAGGGTGCGTCGCCCATCGCGGAGGCCGCCGGTCGCGTGACGATCGAGGACACGGACAAGCAGCGTCGGGTCATCCTGACGCCGGACAACGGTGACGAGCCGTTCGTCTACCCGGTGCTCAAGCGTGCGACCCTCCTCGTCGAGGACGGCCAGCACGTCGAGCTCGGCGAGCAGTTCATCGCCGGCACGGTCGACCCGAAGGAGGTCCTCCGGGTCAAGGGTGTCCGCGAGGTGCAGAAGCACCTGGTGGGTGGCGTGCAGGACGTCTACCGCTCGCAGGGTGTGCCGATCCACGACAAGCACATCGAGGTCATCGTCCGCCAGATGCTCCGCAAGGTGACGGTCGTCGACCACGCCGACACCGAGCTGCTCCCGGGTGAGCTCGTCGACCGTTCGCGGTACAACGAGATCAACCGCGCGGCGCTCCAGGAGGGCAAGAAGACCGCTTCGGCCCGCCAGGAGGTCATGGGCATCACCAAGGCGTCCCTCGCGACCGAGTCGTGGCTGTCCGCCGCGTCCTTCCAGGAGACCACCCGCGTCCTGACGCAGGCGGCCATGGAGGGCAAGCAGGACCAGCTCGTCGGCCTCAAGGAGAACGTCATCATCGGCAAGCTCATCCCCGCGGGGACGGGCCTCAGCCGGTACCGGAACGTGGACGTCCAGGCCACCGAGGAAGCCAAGGCGGAGCGGTACCCCAACCGCATCTTCGCCGACGACTCCTCGTTCTCGGACGCCGACCTGAGCTTCGTCGACTTCGACAGCTTCTCGTCGGACGACTTCACGCCGGGTACCTACAACTGA
- a CDS encoding VOC family protein encodes MDITSVTVGLPVTDIEASCLWYGAVFERAEPDLEPADGVAEYEVSGIWIQLYEDEHAEEQCVAVRFGVDDVAAQHARIGALGIDVGPIARVPGAVEYFDFRDPDGNVLSLYSLIDETGRDESGRDSDAGRAPGKG; translated from the coding sequence ATGGACATCACGAGCGTGACCGTCGGGCTCCCCGTCACCGACATCGAGGCGTCGTGCCTCTGGTACGGCGCGGTGTTCGAGCGCGCCGAGCCCGACCTCGAGCCCGCCGACGGCGTCGCCGAGTACGAGGTCAGCGGCATCTGGATCCAGCTGTACGAGGACGAGCACGCCGAGGAGCAGTGCGTGGCCGTCCGGTTCGGCGTCGATGACGTCGCCGCCCAGCACGCGCGGATCGGCGCCCTCGGCATCGACGTCGGCCCGATCGCCCGGGTCCCCGGCGCCGTCGAGTACTTCGACTTCCGCGATCCCGACGGCAACGTGTTGAGCCTCTACTCGCTCATCGACGAGACGGGTCGTGACGAGTCCGGGCGCGACAGCGACGCCGGTCGCGCGCCCGGCAAGGGCTGA
- a CDS encoding GNAT family N-acetyltransferase → MSTSTTSLAERVTAPAALSLPTSIAGLSFRPLEQRDLEAVHQLIVAAAAVDAPTWRPSRGEIAHWFSTSGVDPQRDGLVGVDAGGHVMAAALDLAVPGRETMLRVLLLGAVHPDVRGQGIGRRVLAWQLGRGRQLLAASELTVPGMLELAAAEGSGPLRLAARAGLVPLRYWLELERDLADPIPERAVPDGFVLRPSVESDVEAIRIARNDAFRDHWGSQSTPAEDWARRFHEDTFRFDLSYVVVDGSGVVVAFSVTEVDPDAFAARGGSHAYVDYVGVVRDHRGRGLAPLVLGATMRAAQRAGLDHVVLDVDAENPSGALGLYERMGFVRARTTVSHAALF, encoded by the coding sequence ATGAGCACGAGCACCACGTCCCTCGCCGAGCGGGTGACCGCTCCGGCGGCCCTGTCACTGCCCACGTCGATCGCCGGGCTGTCGTTCCGGCCGCTCGAGCAGCGTGACCTCGAGGCCGTGCACCAGCTCATCGTCGCCGCTGCCGCGGTCGACGCCCCGACGTGGCGGCCCTCCCGAGGCGAGATCGCCCACTGGTTCTCCACAAGTGGCGTCGATCCGCAGCGGGACGGCCTCGTCGGCGTCGATGCTGGTGGGCATGTCATGGCTGCAGCGCTCGACCTCGCGGTCCCCGGACGCGAGACCATGCTCCGCGTCCTGCTCCTCGGCGCCGTGCACCCCGACGTCCGCGGGCAGGGGATCGGCCGGCGCGTCCTCGCCTGGCAACTCGGTCGCGGTCGGCAGCTCCTCGCGGCCTCGGAGCTCACGGTGCCGGGCATGCTCGAACTCGCCGCGGCCGAGGGCTCGGGACCGCTGCGCCTCGCCGCACGCGCCGGTCTCGTGCCGCTCCGATACTGGCTCGAGCTCGAACGTGACCTCGCCGATCCGATCCCCGAGCGCGCCGTCCCGGACGGGTTCGTGCTCCGGCCGTCCGTCGAGTCCGACGTCGAGGCGATCCGCATCGCCCGGAACGACGCCTTCCGCGACCACTGGGGATCGCAGTCGACCCCGGCCGAGGACTGGGCGCGCCGGTTCCACGAGGACACCTTCCGCTTCGACCTCTCGTACGTCGTCGTCGACGGGTCGGGAGTCGTGGTCGCGTTCTCGGTCACCGAGGTCGATCCCGACGCCTTCGCGGCCCGGGGTGGATCGCACGCCTACGTCGACTACGTGGGGGTCGTGCGCGACCACCGAGGGCGGGGACTCGCCCCGCTCGTGCTCGGCGCGACCATGCGGGCAGCCCAGCGGGCCGGCCTCGACCACGTCGTGCTCGACGTCGACGCGGAGAACCCCTCCGGGGCGCTCGGCCTCTACGAGCGGATGGGGTTCGTACGGGCGCGCACGACCGTCAGCCACGCAGCGCTGTTCTGA